One Anaerobacillus alkaliphilus DNA window includes the following coding sequences:
- a CDS encoding cyclase family protein has protein sequence MKVYDISSPIFEGMPVYKDKKEKQPKLTTVTNGYVTETRLEIDAHTGTHVDAPLHMIVNGETIETISIEKLVGQCKVFDLTGVNDKVTKEDLERFEIQRDDFIILKTKNSFDEEFNFDFIYLEESGARYLAEIGIRGVGIDTLGIERSQEGHPTHKTLFTNNVIIVEGLRLKEIPEGQYFMVISPLKLAGIDGAPARALLFEGLKEE, from the coding sequence GTGAAGGTGTACGATATTTCATCACCTATTTTTGAAGGCATGCCTGTCTATAAAGACAAGAAGGAAAAGCAACCAAAACTTACAACAGTTACAAATGGTTATGTAACTGAAACGAGGTTAGAAATAGATGCTCACACGGGTACGCATGTGGATGCACCACTACATATGATCGTAAATGGAGAAACGATTGAGACTATCTCCATAGAAAAATTAGTTGGACAGTGTAAAGTATTTGATTTAACCGGTGTAAATGATAAGGTAACCAAAGAAGATTTAGAACGTTTTGAGATCCAAAGAGATGATTTTATCATCTTAAAAACGAAAAATTCATTTGACGAAGAGTTTAATTTTGACTTTATTTATTTAGAGGAGTCTGGAGCTCGGTACTTAGCTGAAATTGGCATTCGTGGAGTTGGTATTGACACTTTAGGAATTGAGCGTAGCCAGGAGGGACATCCAACCCATAAAACCTTATTCACAAACAATGTGATTATTGTAGAAGGGTTGCGTTTAAAGGAAATACCAGAAGGACAATATTTCATGGTGATTAGTCCATTGAAGCTAGCTGGAATTGACGGCGCTCCTGCTAGAGCATTATTATTTGAGGGTTTAAAAGAAGAATAA
- the zwf gene encoding glucose-6-phosphate dehydrogenase has product MEITEQVKTIVVIFGATGDLAKRKLFPSIYNLYSKGQLSEKFAVVGIGRRELSQEEFQTNVVKSVGTDNAYTREFSQHFYYHPFDVTNRNSYVDLKGQLVQLDEEYQVEGNRIFYLAMAPEFFGEIAQHLKREGLTNTSGYSRLIIEKPFGHNLPSAQLLNEQISQAFTEDQIYRIDHYLGKEMVQNIEVIRFANAIFEPLWNNRYIANIQITSSEVLGVEDRGGYYEKSGALRDMVQNHMLQMVSLLAMEPPIKLTTDEIRSEKIKVLRAMRPVKETEVHEYFVRGQYSSGEINGERVIGYREENNVSEKSTTETYVAGKILIDNFRWANVPFYIRTGKRMKEKSTKIVVQFKDIPMNLYYNNSEQHLNPNLLVIHIQPMEGITLSLNAKRQGKKIGIAPVKLDYCNNCEDVLNTPEAYEKLLYDCVRGDATNFTHWNEVALSWQFVDPISRIWENDEVTSISTYPAGTMGPDEANVLLAKDDFHWWSLSDSM; this is encoded by the coding sequence ATGGAAATAACAGAGCAAGTCAAGACAATCGTTGTAATCTTCGGTGCAACTGGGGATTTAGCAAAGAGAAAATTATTCCCATCTATTTATAACCTTTATTCCAAAGGACAGCTCTCAGAAAAATTTGCAGTTGTTGGGATAGGTAGACGTGAGTTATCACAAGAAGAATTTCAAACAAATGTTGTAAAATCCGTTGGTACAGATAATGCATACACTAGAGAGTTTTCACAGCATTTTTATTATCATCCTTTCGATGTTACAAATAGGAATTCATATGTAGACCTGAAGGGCCAGTTAGTGCAGTTAGATGAGGAATATCAGGTAGAAGGAAACCGAATTTTCTATTTGGCAATGGCACCTGAGTTTTTCGGTGAAATAGCCCAGCACTTAAAAAGAGAAGGTCTCACTAACACAAGTGGTTATAGCCGTTTAATTATTGAAAAGCCGTTTGGACATAACCTTCCTTCAGCGCAGTTATTAAATGAACAGATTAGCCAAGCCTTTACCGAGGATCAGATCTACCGAATTGATCATTATCTTGGAAAGGAAATGGTTCAAAATATTGAAGTCATCCGTTTTGCGAATGCTATTTTTGAACCGCTCTGGAACAATCGCTACATAGCTAATATACAAATAACTTCAAGTGAAGTATTAGGTGTTGAAGATCGGGGAGGTTACTACGAAAAATCTGGGGCATTGCGAGACATGGTTCAAAATCATATGCTTCAAATGGTTTCACTCCTTGCGATGGAACCACCGATTAAGTTAACAACTGATGAAATTCGCAGTGAAAAGATTAAGGTGTTACGGGCGATGAGGCCTGTTAAGGAAACAGAAGTTCATGAGTATTTCGTTAGAGGCCAGTACAGCAGTGGGGAAATTAATGGAGAGCGTGTCATAGGTTATCGAGAAGAAAATAATGTAAGTGAAAAATCAACGACTGAAACGTATGTGGCTGGAAAAATTTTGATAGATAATTTCAGATGGGCTAATGTACCTTTCTACATCCGAACTGGGAAAAGGATGAAAGAAAAATCAACAAAAATTGTGGTTCAATTTAAAGATATACCAATGAACCTTTATTATAATAATAGCGAACAACATCTAAATCCCAATTTATTGGTTATCCATATTCAACCAATGGAGGGGATTACGCTTTCTTTGAATGCTAAAAGACAAGGAAAAAAAATAGGGATTGCACCAGTCAAGCTAGATTACTGCAATAACTGTGAAGATGTACTTAATACTCCAGAGGCATATGAAAAACTTCTCTATGACTGTGTGCGAGGAGATGCTACGAATTTTACACATTGGAATGAGGTAGCTTTGTCATGGCAATTTGTTGATCCAATCTCTAGAATATGGGAGAATGATGAGGTTACAAGTATATCTACATATCCCGCGGGGACAATGGGACCTGACGAAGCAAATGTATTACTGGCTAAAGATGATTTTCATTGGTGGTCATTATCTGACTCAATGTAG
- a CDS encoding MOSC domain-containing protein yields the protein MTKPKIQSINIGKPQNIKYKNKEIQTGIYKTAITEAIFLGKENFDGDQQADLVHHGGVDKAVCVYPVEHYQYWEKELNRKLEYGAFGENLTVSGLTEGDVCIGDTFQVGEAVVQISQPRQPCFKLAAKHSISQLPVLVEETGYTGYYFRVIKVGIVEPGATINLLEKHPHKISVYYANKIMHHDKSNFEAINTLLEVDALSASWRKTLSKRLAGNEIDPKQRLEGN from the coding sequence ATGACAAAGCCAAAAATCCAATCAATAAATATTGGAAAACCACAGAATATAAAGTACAAAAACAAGGAAATTCAAACAGGGATTTATAAAACTGCCATTACAGAAGCAATTTTCTTGGGAAAAGAGAATTTTGATGGAGATCAACAGGCCGATCTCGTTCATCATGGTGGAGTGGACAAGGCTGTTTGCGTATATCCAGTTGAACATTACCAATATTGGGAAAAGGAACTAAACCGAAAATTAGAGTACGGTGCCTTTGGTGAAAATCTAACAGTTAGTGGATTGACCGAAGGCGATGTTTGCATCGGGGATACTTTTCAGGTAGGAGAAGCAGTTGTTCAAATTAGTCAACCTAGACAACCGTGTTTTAAGCTCGCTGCCAAACATAGTATTTCTCAATTGCCAGTTTTAGTTGAGGAGACAGGCTACACGGGCTACTATTTCCGAGTCATAAAAGTAGGAATTGTCGAGCCTGGTGCAACCATCAATTTGTTGGAAAAACATCCACATAAAATTTCAGTTTATTACGCTAACAAGATTATGCACCACGATAAGAGTAATTTTGAAGCGATAAATACACTTTTAGAAGTAGATGCACTTTCAGCGAGTTGGCGTAAGACGTTATCAAAACGACTAGCTGGTAACGAGATAGATCCTAAGCAAAGATTAGAAGGAAACTAA
- a CDS encoding phosphodiester glycosidase family protein: MLTKVQLFLVSLLAPVLGVALYLNITNPYIGLEDPSFSEDQQTIKIQHEIMRQNLFEKRELISEVQSVTKISNEILELVQESAHEELLAYMEQQARLESIVDVSARQQKMSADLIEQLLATMLGDPIGQTFGENSIVKIYSLEEAGYRGYMAKVRLQNPNAIRMVLANDQIASDGETTSQSAARTGAILAINAGGFTRQNGKLYPIGITVVDGEIVTFYDTSLSFIGFNKQGRLVGGNVTSRADVEKLEVMQGASFLPTLLKSGEKQPIPARWANTRHPRTLIGHFDNGDLFFMVVDGRRGGWSNGVTLEEAQDKLLEFNIRDAYNLDGGGSSTFYYNGKILNKPSDGVERRVTTNIIVIP; this comes from the coding sequence GTGCTCACTAAGGTTCAACTCTTTCTAGTCTCCCTACTAGCTCCTGTTCTAGGCGTAGCTTTGTACTTAAACATAACAAATCCCTATATTGGTCTAGAAGACCCTAGTTTCAGTGAAGATCAACAAACGATAAAAATTCAACACGAAATCATGAGACAAAATCTCTTTGAGAAACGAGAGTTAATTTCAGAAGTCCAGTCCGTAACAAAGATTTCCAATGAAATCTTAGAACTTGTCCAAGAAAGTGCTCACGAAGAGTTACTTGCGTATATGGAACAACAGGCGAGGCTTGAGTCAATTGTCGATGTAAGTGCGAGACAACAGAAAATGTCTGCGGATTTAATTGAACAATTATTAGCGACAATGCTAGGTGATCCAATAGGGCAAACATTTGGAGAAAATTCTATTGTTAAAATTTATTCTTTAGAAGAAGCAGGTTACAGAGGCTATATGGCGAAAGTGCGTCTCCAAAACCCAAATGCGATTCGGATGGTTTTAGCAAATGATCAAATTGCCAGTGATGGTGAAACTACTAGTCAATCAGCAGCTCGAACTGGAGCAATCCTTGCGATCAATGCAGGAGGATTTACAAGACAAAATGGCAAGCTTTATCCAATTGGGATAACGGTTGTTGATGGAGAAATTGTGACCTTTTATGATACCAGTTTGAGTTTTATTGGGTTTAATAAACAGGGTAGACTTGTTGGTGGAAACGTTACTTCAAGAGCAGACGTTGAAAAACTTGAAGTCATGCAAGGGGCGAGCTTCCTACCTACCTTGTTAAAGTCGGGAGAAAAGCAGCCAATCCCTGCAAGGTGGGCCAACACTAGACACCCTCGAACACTAATTGGCCACTTTGATAATGGGGACCTATTCTTCATGGTGGTCGATGGAAGGCGAGGTGGCTGGAGTAATGGGGTTACACTTGAAGAAGCACAAGATAAACTTCTAGAGTTTAATATCCGTGATGCTTATAATTTAGATGGTGGTGGCTCAAGTACTTTTTACTATAATGGGAAAATATTAAATAAACCATCGGATGGGGTAGAACGAAGAGTTACGACAAATATTATTGTTATTCCTTAA